The genomic region AGCCGATGCACAGGTAGAGGGTGAAGTAGCTCCTCTCGGAGAAGACGGCTACCACCAGCAGGTTATGCAGGTAGATACCTTCCACCAGCAGCCAGCAGTAGTTGGCCACGATGCCGTACTGCATGAAGACCGTGGCTGCCCGgcagcctgcagctgcctgtgggcaggggtcagggctgcagcactgcctctgtgtgtgtgcctgtgcccCCAGCCCTACCAGTGCCACCAGACCCCAGTCTCACCAGTGCCCCCAGACCAGCCAACCCCCAGCgccaccagcactgcctgtccctgtccctgccagtgCGCACTGACCTCGTCGCTCAGCCAGACTTGCACGTTGTAGCCGTCGATCTTGTCACTATAGTGGGTCTTGAGCAGGGCGTCGATGACCAGCACAGAGACACCCTTCAGGATGAAGGAGGCGAAGAGGTTCATGTGGATGTAGTTCCTCATGCAGTGCAGCTTGCTGCAGATGTGGGGGCCATTGTCAATGCCTGCGCACGGACTCCCCGCCTCCACCTGCCCACCCTGTGGACAGCCATGCCCGAACTCCCACCTgaagcccagcagcagggccagggcaagCAGCAgtgcacacagggacacagagtAGCCCACAGTGTACATCACCTTGAAGCTGCCATAGGTCTTGGCAAATTTTTCCTGGAAGAGGAGGGAGCGAATGAGGGCAGGGGCAGACaggggggcaggcaggggggcaggcagggacccCCACACCCCTGCTGCCCAGGTCTGCCCACCTGCGCCTTTAGGTCCTCGTCATCCTGCTCACACTGCGTGGCATCACGCAGGGACTGTCCCCGTGGCCCTGTCACCCACTGTCCATCTGGCCCACAGGTCTTGAAGACTTGTCTGTGCTTCACTGTGAGGGGAGGGGATGGTGGGGTATGCCAGCCCCATCGCCCCCGCAGGCAGCGTGCACTGGCCCAGGTGTGACCACCTGCAGTAGCACACGCACACACCACACAGGGGCACACTCGTGTGGACACACAGCACGGGCACACACCACACAGGGGCACACACGTGTGGACACACCACATAGGTGCATGCGCACATGTGCCTCCCAGCTGTTACCTTTCTCGTACCAGGGCAGGAACCAGGGGCAGGGCACGCTGGCTGTGCTGTTTGGCATTGTGTCGGGCCAGCATGAGAACTTGTCGAAGGTGCGGTTACAGaccagctctgcagaaggacaGGAGCTGGTGGCGCTTTGGTCCCACCCTCTCTCTGGGTGCCAGGATCTCCACTggcccctctgctctgtgccccatcctgctgggacACTGCATCGGCTCTgcctccccattcccatctcaATAGgaccctgtccccatcccatcccaccagaACCCCACTGGACCCCCCCGCAGGCACTGACCTGTGGGCGCAGGCAGGCGGCTCATGTTGCGCTGGCACTCTTCGCTGTATTCCTTCCATCTCTCAACAACATTATCTGTGATCTGGGCAGagggaccctggggacaccggggagcACTACCCATCACGTGTCCTGCTCATAGGGGCCACTATGCTGTGCCAGGCAGTGACCCTGGCTTGGGGACAGCCACAGGCGAGTGCAGGCTaccatgccatgccatgccatgtGATAGCAGGGCAGGCAGAAAGGGGCATCAGCTGCTGTACCACATGCCACAGTGAggggctgcagtgggatggggtggaTCAGTGGTAGTCCTGCGTGGGTAGCGGGCTGAGCATGGGGCAGAGCACCCTCATGTGGGACAGCCCACCCTTACCTGgcaacagagcagcagcaccaggagggtGAGAAGAGGTGGCTGGGACATCCCTCCTCTGGACCACATGCATGggacacagcacagggcacacgGCTTTCTACTGGCCCTCAGCAGCTTCTCCACCCTGGCGGTGATGGCCCTGGCATGTGGGCAACCCTGTGCAAGATGCCCAGTCACAGGGACtcctgggacagagctgggggacacggggctggtGGCAGGTGTGGCTGGAGGGGGCCACTCAGGCACAGAGCCAGCACCGGTCATGGTGCCACACTCCTGTCCCCGTCCTCACCCGACCCTGCTTGGTGTCCGCATTCAGCTATTTGTTCTCTCATTTTCACACCAAGCACCTGTATTATCCTCCCCGGGATGGCACTGGGACAGTGACCATGCAGGCCCTCTGCTCACCAAGCCAATTTCAGCCCCTGTGTGGCTGGAGTGCAGCAGCAGTACTGCCTTCAGACCCCCACGGAAAACCTGGGCTGGTGCTtccccacagtgctgctgggacCGGCTCTGCATCATTGCTAAGTTGTGAGAATGCAGGAtgcccatggcagaagggaCCCCTCCTCACACCTGAGCATCCTCTCAGGCAGAGGCTGGCACCTAGGCTCTCCCTGTCTCCATGGTCTCTCATGCCTGGGCCTCTAACACCCAGCCATggtctggcagcagcacccactgTGGATGGCAGTGGGCAGGGGGCCACTGACAGCatgggggacagcagggatggggacactggtcATTGACCCACAGGGATCCTGGCTtgtggggctgctgtggctCTAGGACAagctcagctgggctgtgcccctGTGGGTCCAtcacccccagctccagccagtgACGTGGGGTCTTGCCCCACAGACCGTGGCTCACGAGGTGCCATAATTCCCTCCATCCCCCTAAGCCGGTTATGGGGCTCCTGAGCAGGATTTCGGCTCTTCCCACAAGGGCCCATTCTGGCAGCAGCCCCATGTCATGGCACGGCTGTGTGGGGTAagggcagctgagctgggggggATGGGATGGacagcagtgccagtgccacCACAGGCACTACGGCatcacccccagcccctgggctcCCCCGGGCACCAGCCAGAGTGTCGTGCTCCCCAACCAgttctgctcccagggctcgctgctctgcctgtgcctaTTTTTATCCCTGGGAAAGTCGTGTTTCCTCCATCCGTGCAGACCCACTTGCCATGTCGCAAGTGGCTGCCGGAGAAGCTCATTAA from Corvus moneduloides isolate bCorMon1 chromosome 19, bCorMon1.pri, whole genome shotgun sequence harbors:
- the GCGR gene encoding glucagon receptor isoform X3; translated protein: MWSRGGMSQPPLLTLLVLLLCCQGPSAQITDNVVERWKEYSEECQRNMSRLPAPTELVCNRTFDKFSCWPDTMPNSTASVPCPWFLPWYEKVKHRQVFKTCGPDGQWVTGPRGQSLRDATQCEQDDEDLKAQEKFAKTYGSFKVMYTVGYSVSLCALLLALALLLGFSKLHCMRNYIHMNLFASFILKGVSVLVIDALLKTHYSDKIDGYNVQVWLSDEAAAGCRAATVFMQYGIVANYCWLLVEGIYLHNLLVVAVFSERSYFTLYLCIGWGAPMLFLIPWVIVKFLYENIQCWSTNNNMGFWWILRFPVFLAILINFFIFIRIIQILVSKLRAHQMRYTDYKFRWVLDVARPAFPRCTRMRVHLVTPSHRLAKSTLTLIPLLGIHEVVFAFITDEHAQGTLRYVKLFFDLFLSSFQGMLVAILYCFVNKEVQAELLKRWQRWKLGKDLAEEYKHTYSHAPSARNGTGSTCEKHQLVSGCANGLGRSLAPHPSSQHPERCGRSTGEHLALGGHHHCYEFPETTAESHF
- the GCGR gene encoding glucagon receptor isoform X2, which encodes MLPAPVLPRPAWPTSPAWSKGCPHARAITARVEKLLRASRKPCALCCVPCMWSRGGMSQPPLLTLLVLLLCCQGPSAQITDNVVERWKEYSEECQRNMSRLPAPTELVCNRTFDKFSCWPDTMPNSTASVPCPWFLPWYEKVKHRQVFKTCGPDGQWVTGPRGQSLRDATQCEQDDEDLKAQEKFAKTYGSFKVMYTVGYSVSLCALLLALALLLGFSKLHCMRNYIHMNLFASFILKGVSVLVIDALLKTHYSDKIDGYNVQVWLSDEAAAGCRAATVFMQYGIVANYCWLLVEGIYLHNLLVVAVFSERSYFTLYLCIGWGAPMLFLIPWVIVKFLYENIQCWSTNNNMGFWWILRFPVFLAILINFFIFIRIIQILVSKLRAHQMRYTDYKFRLAKSTLTLIPLLGIHEVVFAFITDEHAQGTLRYVKLFFDLFLSSFQGMLVAILYCFVNKEVQAELLKRWQRWKLGKDLAEEYKHTYSHAPSARNGTGSTCEKHQLVSGCANGLGRSLAPHPSSQHPERCGRSTGEHLALGGHHHCYEFPETTAESHF
- the GCGR gene encoding glucagon receptor isoform X1, with product MLPAPVLPRPAWPTSPAWSKGCPHARAITARVEKLLRASRKPCALCCVPCMWSRGGMSQPPLLTLLVLLLCCQGPSAQITDNVVERWKEYSEECQRNMSRLPAPTELVCNRTFDKFSCWPDTMPNSTASVPCPWFLPWYEKVKHRQVFKTCGPDGQWVTGPRGQSLRDATQCEQDDEDLKAQEKFAKTYGSFKVMYTVGYSVSLCALLLALALLLGFSKLHCMRNYIHMNLFASFILKGVSVLVIDALLKTHYSDKIDGYNVQVWLSDEAAAGCRAATVFMQYGIVANYCWLLVEGIYLHNLLVVAVFSERSYFTLYLCIGWGAPMLFLIPWVIVKFLYENIQCWSTNNNMGFWWILRFPVFLAILINFFIFIRIIQILVSKLRAHQMRYTDYKFRWVLDVARPAFPRCTRMRVHLVTPSHRLAKSTLTLIPLLGIHEVVFAFITDEHAQGTLRYVKLFFDLFLSSFQGMLVAILYCFVNKEVQAELLKRWQRWKLGKDLAEEYKHTYSHAPSARNGTGSTCEKHQLVSGCANGLGRSLAPHPSSQHPERCGRSTGEHLALGGHHHCYEFPETTAESHF